A stretch of the Chelonoidis abingdonii isolate Lonesome George chromosome 11, CheloAbing_2.0, whole genome shotgun sequence genome encodes the following:
- the SUGP1 gene encoding SURP and G-patch domain-containing protein 1 isoform X1: MDNSRDAPGKASRWFGITPSKSVKMNMNILHQEELIAQKKKEIEAKMEQQAKRNHLASQQPPRLNEDESGESEASVSNKFANDGSFLQQFLKLQKEKSSTEASPSSVNVSANTSASSTGKKPILIGKRSSLGTSSMVNQVKNYSHSKQMPVANRLSVFQSPDDDEEEDYEQWLEIKILPPEDAETRKVVEKLARFVAEGGPELEKVAMEDYKDNPAFSFLHDKNSREFLYYRKKVAEMKKENQSLQTSSCQKVSPPEEEETKNFAEKLARFIADGGPEVEAIALQNNRENHAFRFLYEPNSKGYKYYRQKLEEFRKAKSNSIGTPFVPEPSLKHKSIPEATPSSSSSPASSKQPAAAASKKRRKSRWGPEEEKVDLPPPELAQQGLNSSPSPLSVQDLKGLGYEKGKPVGLVGVTELSDAQKKQLKEQQEMQQMYDMIMKHKRAMQDMQVMWEKAVQQHQHDYDSDEEVDNELGTWEHQLRRMEMDKTREWAEQLTQMGRGKHFIGDFLPPDELEKFMETFKALKEGREPDYSEYKEFKLTVENIGYQMLMKMGWKEGDGLGSDGQGIKNPVSKGTTAVDGAGFGIDRPAELSKEDDEYEAFRKRMMLAYRFRPNPLNNPRRPYY; the protein is encoded by the exons ATGGACAACTCTCGGGATGCTCCAG GAAAAGCTAGCAGATGGTTTGGCATTACGCCATCTAAATCTGTGAAGATGAATATGAATATCCTTCATCAAGAAGAATTGATAgcacaaaagaagaaagaaattgaGGCCAAAATGGAGCAGCAAGCAAAACGGAATCACTTGGCCAGCCAACAACCCCCTCGGCTCAATGA aGATGAAAGTGGTGAAAGCGAAGCCTCTGTTTCCAACAAATTTGCCAACGACGGCAGCTTTCTCCAGCAGTTTCTTAAGCTgcagaaggaaaaatcaagtaCTG AAGCTTCCCCAAGTTCTGTCAACGTTTCTGCAAACACCTCTGCTTCAAGCACCGGAAAGAAACCCATCCTGATCGGGAAGCGTTCCAGCTTGGGCACGAGCAGCATGGTGAACCAAGTGAAGAATTACTCCCATTCCAAACAGATGCCAGTTGCTAACCGCCTCAGTGTGTTTCAGTCGccagatgatgatgaagaggaggatTATGAGCAATGGTTGGAAATTAAAA TTTTACCCCCAGAGGATGCAGAGACCCGGAAAGTGGTGGAAAAGCTGGCTAGGTTCGTGGCCGAAGGGGGACCAGAATTAGAAAAGGTCGCTATGGAAGACTACAAGGATAATCCAGCATTTTC ATTTTTACATGATAAGAACAGCAGGGAATTCCTCTACTACAGAAAGAAAGTAGCAGAGATGAAAAAAGAGAATCAGAGTTTGCAGACATCCTCTTGTCAGAAAG TTTCAcccccagaggaggaagagaccaaGAACTTTGCTGAGAAGCTGGCCAGGTTCATAGCAGACGGGGGTCCAGAGGTGGAAGCTATTGCCTTGCAGAACAACCGAGAGAACCATGCTTTCAG GTTTTTATATGAACCAAACAGCAAAGGCTACAAGTATTACCGGCAGAAGCTGGAGGAGTTCCGTAAGGCCAAGAGCAACTCCATAGGGACACCTTTTGTGCCGGAACCCAGCCTGAAACACAAGAGCATTCCTGAGGCCACACCATCGTCATCATCCTCTCCAGCTTCCTCTAAACAGCCGGCTGCAGCCGCTTCtaaaaagaggagaaagagcAGATGGGGGCCAGAGGAGGAAAAGGTTGACTTGCCCCCCCCAGAGCTTGCCCAGCAGGGGTtgaactcttctccctccccattatCAG TTCAGGACCTCAAGGGTCTTGGTTATGAAAAAGGGAAACCAGTTGGACTGGTGGGTGTGACAGAGCTCTCTGATGCACAGAAGAAACAGctgaaggagcagcaggag ATGCAGCAGATGTATGACATGATCATGAAACACAAGCGAGCCATGCAGGATATGCAGGTGATGTGGGAAAAGGCGGTTCAGCAGCACCAGCATGATTACGACAGCGATGAGGAGGTAGACAACGAACTGGGGACATGGGAACATCAGCTTCGACGCATGGAAATGGACAAGACACGAG AGTGGGCCGAGCAACTGACTCAGATGGGCAGAGGGAAGCATTTCATCGGAGACTTCCTGCCACCTGATGAGCTGGAGAAATTCATGGAGACGTTCAAGGCATTAAAG GAAGGTCGTGAACCAGATTATTCTGAGTACAAGGAATTCAAACTGACCGTGGAGAATATAGGTTACCAAATGCTGATGAAGATGGGCTGGAAGGAGGGTGATGGGCTTGGCTCCGATGGACAGGGGATTAAAAATCCAGTCAGCAA GGGTACCACTGCAGTGGATGGAGCTGGGTTTGGGATTGATCGTCCCGCCGAGCTATCAAAGGAAGATGACGAGTATGAGGCGTTCCGTAAAAGAATGATGTTGGCCTACAGGTTCCGACCCAACCCTTTG AACAACCCAAGGCGACCTTACTACTGA
- the SUGP1 gene encoding SURP and G-patch domain-containing protein 1 isoform X2: MDNSRDAPGKASRWFGITPSKSVKMNMNILHQEELIAQKKKEIEAKMEQQAKRNHLASQQPPRLNEDESGESEASVSNKFANDGSFLQQFLKLQKEKSSTASPSSVNVSANTSASSTGKKPILIGKRSSLGTSSMVNQVKNYSHSKQMPVANRLSVFQSPDDDEEEDYEQWLEIKILPPEDAETRKVVEKLARFVAEGGPELEKVAMEDYKDNPAFSFLHDKNSREFLYYRKKVAEMKKENQSLQTSSCQKVSPPEEEETKNFAEKLARFIADGGPEVEAIALQNNRENHAFRFLYEPNSKGYKYYRQKLEEFRKAKSNSIGTPFVPEPSLKHKSIPEATPSSSSSPASSKQPAAAASKKRRKSRWGPEEEKVDLPPPELAQQGLNSSPSPLSVQDLKGLGYEKGKPVGLVGVTELSDAQKKQLKEQQEMQQMYDMIMKHKRAMQDMQVMWEKAVQQHQHDYDSDEEVDNELGTWEHQLRRMEMDKTREWAEQLTQMGRGKHFIGDFLPPDELEKFMETFKALKEGREPDYSEYKEFKLTVENIGYQMLMKMGWKEGDGLGSDGQGIKNPVSKGTTAVDGAGFGIDRPAELSKEDDEYEAFRKRMMLAYRFRPNPLNNPRRPYY, translated from the exons ATGGACAACTCTCGGGATGCTCCAG GAAAAGCTAGCAGATGGTTTGGCATTACGCCATCTAAATCTGTGAAGATGAATATGAATATCCTTCATCAAGAAGAATTGATAgcacaaaagaagaaagaaattgaGGCCAAAATGGAGCAGCAAGCAAAACGGAATCACTTGGCCAGCCAACAACCCCCTCGGCTCAATGA aGATGAAAGTGGTGAAAGCGAAGCCTCTGTTTCCAACAAATTTGCCAACGACGGCAGCTTTCTCCAGCAGTTTCTTAAGCTgcagaaggaaaaatcaagtaCTG CTTCCCCAAGTTCTGTCAACGTTTCTGCAAACACCTCTGCTTCAAGCACCGGAAAGAAACCCATCCTGATCGGGAAGCGTTCCAGCTTGGGCACGAGCAGCATGGTGAACCAAGTGAAGAATTACTCCCATTCCAAACAGATGCCAGTTGCTAACCGCCTCAGTGTGTTTCAGTCGccagatgatgatgaagaggaggatTATGAGCAATGGTTGGAAATTAAAA TTTTACCCCCAGAGGATGCAGAGACCCGGAAAGTGGTGGAAAAGCTGGCTAGGTTCGTGGCCGAAGGGGGACCAGAATTAGAAAAGGTCGCTATGGAAGACTACAAGGATAATCCAGCATTTTC ATTTTTACATGATAAGAACAGCAGGGAATTCCTCTACTACAGAAAGAAAGTAGCAGAGATGAAAAAAGAGAATCAGAGTTTGCAGACATCCTCTTGTCAGAAAG TTTCAcccccagaggaggaagagaccaaGAACTTTGCTGAGAAGCTGGCCAGGTTCATAGCAGACGGGGGTCCAGAGGTGGAAGCTATTGCCTTGCAGAACAACCGAGAGAACCATGCTTTCAG GTTTTTATATGAACCAAACAGCAAAGGCTACAAGTATTACCGGCAGAAGCTGGAGGAGTTCCGTAAGGCCAAGAGCAACTCCATAGGGACACCTTTTGTGCCGGAACCCAGCCTGAAACACAAGAGCATTCCTGAGGCCACACCATCGTCATCATCCTCTCCAGCTTCCTCTAAACAGCCGGCTGCAGCCGCTTCtaaaaagaggagaaagagcAGATGGGGGCCAGAGGAGGAAAAGGTTGACTTGCCCCCCCCAGAGCTTGCCCAGCAGGGGTtgaactcttctccctccccattatCAG TTCAGGACCTCAAGGGTCTTGGTTATGAAAAAGGGAAACCAGTTGGACTGGTGGGTGTGACAGAGCTCTCTGATGCACAGAAGAAACAGctgaaggagcagcaggag ATGCAGCAGATGTATGACATGATCATGAAACACAAGCGAGCCATGCAGGATATGCAGGTGATGTGGGAAAAGGCGGTTCAGCAGCACCAGCATGATTACGACAGCGATGAGGAGGTAGACAACGAACTGGGGACATGGGAACATCAGCTTCGACGCATGGAAATGGACAAGACACGAG AGTGGGCCGAGCAACTGACTCAGATGGGCAGAGGGAAGCATTTCATCGGAGACTTCCTGCCACCTGATGAGCTGGAGAAATTCATGGAGACGTTCAAGGCATTAAAG GAAGGTCGTGAACCAGATTATTCTGAGTACAAGGAATTCAAACTGACCGTGGAGAATATAGGTTACCAAATGCTGATGAAGATGGGCTGGAAGGAGGGTGATGGGCTTGGCTCCGATGGACAGGGGATTAAAAATCCAGTCAGCAA GGGTACCACTGCAGTGGATGGAGCTGGGTTTGGGATTGATCGTCCCGCCGAGCTATCAAAGGAAGATGACGAGTATGAGGCGTTCCGTAAAAGAATGATGTTGGCCTACAGGTTCCGACCCAACCCTTTG AACAACCCAAGGCGACCTTACTACTGA